Proteins found in one Plasmodium coatneyi strain Hackeri chromosome 10, complete sequence genomic segment:
- a CDS encoding SICA antigen, with the protein MNNRPNEKEENTSFPKGKGGKESSLRRRKEGTEEERKCRLPSFHPPKPNNPPSSLPPLTTFLPPSGGNALPAKVPAPLPASPAKLTSKIDLPTSYLPLFPPVTGILVMSYLLWKYFGMLAKTRKRYRRATKTLGPSLEQQIVEHVEQQDGPHEYSLIKERKPRSAPIKWRKKRGVDHRAGRRRGVRRRMIIDIHLEVLNECQKGKLHSTKEDFFEILVQEFMGNEFIKEENVPKEQFAKQCFSKEEVPKEEVPSSDSGFRQEDFLPNEQVPSSDSRFREENFVPKGSVSKEFVRKEQFPSSDSGFREEDFVPKGSVSKEFVRKEQVPSSDSGFREEDILPKGSVPNEDVLKE; encoded by the exons atgaacaaccGTCCTAATgagaaagaagagaatacttccttccctaaggGGAAGGGAGGGAAAGAATCCTCCCttagaaggaggaaggaagggacggaagaagaaaggaagtgcagacttccttccttccaccccccaaaacctaacaacccaccttcctctcttccacccctaacaacgttccttccaccttccgGAGGAA ATGCCCTTCCTGCTAAGGTTCCTGCTCCGCTTCCTGCTTCTCCTGCCAAACTTACTAGCAAGATTGACCTGCCTACATcataccttcctttatttcctcCGGTGACTGGTATCCTTGTAATGAGTTACCTcctctggaag tactttggaatgcttgctaagacaagaaaacgttacagaagggCTACTAAAACACTTGGTCCATCCTTAGAGCAGCAGATTGTTGAGCATGTGGAACAGcaggatggtccacatgaatattctttaataaaggaacgcaaacctcgttctgCGCCtataaaatggaggaaaaaacggggtGTTGATCACCGTGCTGGTCGTCGccgtggtgtacgtcgccgcatgattattgatattcatttagaagtcttaaacgaatgtcaaaaggggaagttgcattcgacgaaagaggacttttttgaaattttggttcaagaatttatgggaaatgaatttataaaagaagaaaatgttcctaaggaacaattTGCTAAGCAATGTttttctaaggaagaagttccaaaggaagaggttccaagttcagattccgggtttaggcaagaagactttcttcctaatgaacaagttccaagttcagattcccggtttagggaggaaaactttgttcctaagggaagCGTTTCTAAGGAATTTGTTCGTAAGGAACAgtttccaagttcagattccgggtttagggaggaagactttgttcctaagggaagCGTTTCTAAGGAATTTGTTcgtaaggaacaggttccaagttcagattccgggtttagggaggaagacattcttcctaagggaagTGTTCCTAATGAagatgttcttaaggaatAG